In Bythopirellula goksoeyrii, a single window of DNA contains:
- a CDS encoding proton-conducting transporter transmembrane domain-containing protein — MSTNNMFFVLGIAVLVCPAALVAILGIPPLVGRPLSEKTINRYAYAATVIGLLVSLLMLVMMLTVGTRHVPIELGNWVVIPQQHFHFHLKFVFDRLSIPFVILSFLLCGTVSAFTSHYLHRESGYGRFYVCYSFFLLGMIISSLAGTIEVLFLGWELVGLSSALLVAYFHERPTPVINGLRVWSVYRIADAAFLMAAVAMHHLTGAGDFDRLVGTGSWPDGIAVLTSDQALTVGLLLLIAAAGKSALVPFSGWLPRAMEGPTPSSAIFYGALSVHLGAYLLLRVSPLLEVSVPLAVAVITIGIVTSLMATLLARVQTDIKSALAYASLIQVGIIVAEIGLGLRYIALIHMLGHACMRTLQLLRAPTLLHDYHTIENALGGRSAGDKSVWGRWLPLSLQYWVYRFASHRGYLDGILDEFVVHPFQRLFKWCDAAERRWTDFLSRGRSRASDDVQVHSEIVEELRL, encoded by the coding sequence ATGAGCACCAATAACATGTTTTTTGTATTAGGAATTGCTGTGTTGGTTTGCCCAGCAGCCTTAGTAGCAATCCTTGGAATTCCGCCACTCGTAGGCCGACCTCTCAGTGAGAAAACAATCAATCGATATGCCTACGCTGCGACGGTCATTGGCTTGTTAGTTTCTCTTTTGATGCTCGTGATGATGCTGACAGTTGGGACTAGGCATGTGCCCATTGAACTGGGCAACTGGGTCGTCATTCCTCAACAACACTTTCATTTTCATCTTAAGTTCGTCTTTGATCGACTTTCAATTCCCTTTGTTATTCTCTCGTTTCTCTTATGTGGAACAGTGAGTGCCTTTACGAGTCACTATTTGCATCGCGAATCAGGTTACGGAAGGTTCTATGTATGTTATTCCTTCTTCTTGTTGGGAATGATCATCAGTAGTCTCGCGGGAACTATCGAAGTTTTGTTCTTGGGATGGGAACTGGTTGGTCTGTCGTCGGCACTGTTGGTGGCTTATTTTCATGAACGCCCGACGCCAGTGATCAATGGCCTCCGCGTCTGGAGTGTCTATCGTATAGCGGATGCCGCTTTCTTGATGGCTGCTGTGGCGATGCACCATTTGACGGGCGCTGGAGACTTTGATCGGTTGGTCGGGACAGGTTCCTGGCCTGACGGGATAGCCGTTTTGACGAGTGATCAAGCGCTTACAGTTGGTTTATTGCTGTTAATTGCCGCAGCAGGCAAGTCGGCGTTGGTGCCGTTTTCGGGTTGGTTGCCGCGGGCGATGGAGGGCCCCACTCCGTCAAGTGCGATTTTTTATGGTGCCCTGTCGGTACACCTGGGCGCGTATCTTTTATTGCGAGTGAGCCCACTACTGGAAGTCTCCGTTCCATTGGCAGTTGCTGTGATTACGATCGGGATCGTTACTTCGCTGATGGCTACGCTGCTGGCTCGAGTACAAACCGACATTAAGAGCGCGCTGGCCTATGCATCGCTGATCCAGGTGGGAATCATCGTCGCTGAAATCGGCTTGGGATTGAGATATATCGCCTTGATCCACATGTTGGGGCATGCCTGCATGCGGACTCTACAACTCCTGCGAGCGCCAACATTGCTGCATGATTATCACACAATTGAGAATGCCCTTGGCGGGCGCTCGGCAGGAGATAAAAGTGTATGGGGCCGGTGGCTCCCCCTCAGCCTGCAATACTGGGTCTATCGCTTTGCTTCCCATCGAGGTTATCTCGATGGCATTCTCGATGAGTTTGTCGTCCACCCATTTCAGCGCTTGTTTAAGTGGTGTGATGCGGCAGAAAGAAGGTGGACTGATTTTCTTTCGAGGGGGCGTTCGCGAGCTTCTGACGATGTTCAAGTCCACAGCGAAATTGTTGAAGAGTTGCGGTTGTAA